The following coding sequences lie in one Synechococcus sp. PCC 7336 genomic window:
- a CDS encoding FAD-dependent oxidoreductase, whose product MSADNPKVVVVGAGWAGLGATYHLARQGYDVTLLEASPYPGGLAAGWETPEGRSVEGGIHGFWYPYSNIFGLVGELGLQPFTPFTRSSQYSPAGLEVESPLFQHKQRLPSPLGTFLYTDFKRLPPSDRLSALPLLYAIIDFDNSDEAWRRYDSVTARELFKQFGVSERLYKESFEPMLLVGLFAPGEQCSAAAALGMLYYFILAHQPDFDVVWCRGTIGKWIFQPWVDRIETAGGKVLTERRVSDLVLDKRGRAKAVVCGDERFDADAVIFAVGISGMQAIVRGSESLRSRPEFLDVMNLRSIDVMATRLWFDRKVEVPLPSNACFGFDPATGWTFFDLNTLHDEFRDAPGTVIEADFYHADRLLPMSDEQIVRKVQRDLTTCVPGFGDAKVVDSSIIRVPRGVTHFAPGSYQYLPSATTSIENLFMSGDWIANQHGSWSQEKAYVTGLEAANLVVDRFGTGEPARIVPVEPDEPHIQVLRSLNRSARSFARDWLPSLGWLP is encoded by the coding sequence ATGTCAGCGGACAATCCGAAGGTGGTTGTAGTGGGAGCCGGATGGGCGGGGCTAGGCGCAACCTACCATTTGGCCCGGCAAGGATACGATGTGACACTGCTGGAGGCTAGCCCCTATCCGGGGGGGTTGGCGGCGGGTTGGGAAACACCGGAGGGGCGCTCGGTGGAGGGAGGTATCCACGGGTTTTGGTATCCCTACAGCAATATCTTTGGCTTGGTAGGCGAACTGGGATTGCAGCCGTTCACACCCTTTACCCGCTCGTCCCAATATTCCCCCGCCGGCTTGGAGGTGGAGTCGCCCCTGTTTCAACACAAACAGCGCTTGCCGTCCCCCCTCGGCACCTTTCTCTACACGGATTTCAAACGGCTGCCCCCGAGCGATCGCCTTTCTGCCCTGCCCCTGCTCTACGCCATCATCGACTTCGATAACTCCGATGAGGCTTGGCGACGCTACGACTCCGTCACTGCGCGGGAACTGTTCAAACAATTTGGCGTTTCGGAACGGCTGTACAAAGAGTCGTTCGAGCCGATGTTGCTAGTGGGCCTGTTTGCGCCGGGAGAACAATGCTCGGCAGCGGCAGCGTTGGGGATGTTGTACTACTTCATCCTGGCCCACCAACCTGACTTCGATGTGGTTTGGTGTCGCGGCACGATTGGCAAGTGGATTTTCCAGCCTTGGGTCGATCGCATCGAGACAGCAGGGGGCAAGGTGCTGACCGAGCGGCGGGTCTCCGATTTGGTGTTGGACAAGCGCGGTCGAGCCAAAGCGGTGGTGTGTGGAGACGAGAGGTTTGACGCGGATGCCGTTATTTTTGCGGTCGGGATTAGCGGTATGCAGGCTATTGTCAGGGGCAGCGAGAGTTTGCGATCGCGACCAGAGTTTTTGGATGTGATGAATTTGCGATCGATCGATGTCATGGCAACGCGGTTGTGGTTCGATCGCAAGGTGGAGGTACCGCTGCCCTCCAATGCTTGTTTTGGTTTCGATCCCGCGACGGGCTGGACGTTTTTCGATCTCAACACCCTGCACGATGAATTTCGCGACGCACCGGGCACGGTTATCGAAGCCGATTTCTATCATGCCGATCGGCTCTTGCCCATGAGTGACGAGCAAATTGTACGCAAGGTCCAGCGAGATTTGACTACCTGCGTTCCTGGATTTGGCGATGCGAAGGTGGTGGATTCCAGTATTATTCGAGTGCCGCGTGGGGTGACGCACTTTGCCCCCGGCAGTTACCAATACTTGCCTTCGGCTACCACCAGTATCGAGAATCTGTTTATGAGTGGCGATTGGATTGCGAACCAACACGGTTCTTGGTCGCAGGAGAAGGCTTATGTGACGGGGTTGGAAGCGGCGAATTTAGTCGTCGATCGCTTTGGCACAGGAGAACCTGCCCGCATCGTCCCGGTCGAGCCCGACGAACCTCATATTCAGGTGTTGCGATCGCTCAATCGCTCCGCGCGATCGTTTGCGAGGGACTGGCTGCCCAGTCTCGGCTGGCTGC